The genomic interval TATGGTATAAATCAAAAAAATATATATTATTATATAACCGTTGTGAATGAAAGTTATAATATGCCTAAAATTCCTAAAAATTCTGAATATGGAATTTGTAAAGGAATGTATAAATTAAAAAAATTTGAAGGAACGTTTAAACATGTTCAATTATTAGGATCTGGATCTATTCTAAATAAAGTATGTTTAGCTGGAAAAATTTTGTCAGAAGAATATAATATATCTTCAGATATTTATAGTGTTACTTCTTTTACAGAACTAGCAAGAGATGGTCAAGATTGTGATAGATGGAACATGTTACATCCAAATGATTTACCAAAAATATCATATATTTCAAAAATTATGAATGATAGTCCTTCTGTAGCATGTACAGATTATATGAAACTTTTTGCTGAACAAATAAGAAAATATGTTCCTTCTAATGAATATGTAGTATTAGGAACAGATGGTTTTGGAAAATCTGATAGTAGAGATAAGTTAAGAGAACATTTTGAAATCAATGAATTTTATATAATTATATCTGTACTAACAATATTTTATAATAAAAAAATAATAAATAAAGACATAGTATTAAATGCAATTAAAAAATTTAATATTAATGTAAATAAAGTTAATCCGCGCATATAACAAGAGGTTTTAAGTGTATAAAACAGTTAAGATTCCAGATGTTGGAAAAGAAGAATTAGAAGTTGTAGAAATATTGATAAAAGTTGGAGATTTTATAAAAAAAAATCAAAATATTATTGTAATAGAAGGAGAAAAAACTTCTATTGAAATACCTTCAAAAAAAGATGGAAAAGTAAAAAAAATTTTTTTAAATATTGGAGACAAAGTAACAACTAATTCAAAAATATTGTTGTTAAAATCTAAAATTAAAAATAAAATTTTTGAAGATAAAGTATATAATTTAAATGATAAATTTAATAAAAATAATGATATAGACACGTGTGATAAAATATATGCATCACCTATGGTGAGAAGATTGGCTAGAAAAAATGATGTAAATTTGTTAAAGATAAAAGGAACAGGAGAAAAAAATAGAATATCTAAAGAAGATTTTTTTAAATATTTAGAAAATTCAAAGAATAAACATAATAAAATTTATAAAAACAATTTTTTAGAAAAACAATTTGATTTTGAAAATTTTGGAGAAGTAGAAAAAATTTCTTTAAACAAAATACAAAAAGTTGTTTCTAAAAATTTATATGACAGTTGGTCAAAAATACCTCATGTAACACAATTTGATGAAATAGACATAACTAGATTAGAAAAATTTAGAAAAAAAATAAATTTAGATATTATTTCTAAAAATGTTTCTAATTCTAAAATAACACTACTTCCTTTTATTATAAAATCATTAGGTCATGCTTTAAAAAAATTTAAAAATTTTAATAGTTCATATTCTCAAAAAGATGACATTTTATTTTTAAAAAAATATATTAATATAGGAATAGTTGTAAATTCCAAAAATGGATTGTTTATTCCTGTAATAAAAAATATCTTAGAAAAAAGTATACTAAATATTTCTAATGATATAAAAAAATTTGCTAAAAATATTAGATCAAATTGTTTTAATAATATAAATATGAAAGGTGGAAATTTTACTGTATCTAGTTTAGGAGGTTATGGTGGTGGGCATTTTACTCCTATTATAAATTATCCAGAAGTTGCCATTTTAGGAATTTCAAAATTTTTTCACAAAAATATTTTTTTAGAAAAAAAAATGTTAAATAAAATTATTCTTCCAATATCATTAAGTTATGATCATAGAGTAATAAATGGTGTTGAAGCTTTAAATTTTATAAATTTTATAAAAGTTAAGTTAGAAGAATTTTATAATTTTATAATAGAATAATTTTTTAAAAAAATTTAAAATAATTTTTTATTTATATATAAATTAATTTTATAAAAATAAAAGCATTCAGAGAGAGTTTTAAATATTATGAAAGATTTGAATACACACACAGTTGTAATAGGTGGAGGTCCATCTGGATATTCTGCTGCTTTTAGACTAGCAGATTTAGGTGTAAATACTGTGTTAATAGAAAAAAAGGATGTTTTAGGAGGAGTATGTTTAAATAATGGATGTATACCATCTAAATATTTATTGCATATATCTGAAGTTATTGAAGAAGCAAAAAAATTAAGTAGATTTGGAATTAAAATAAACATAAATGAAACAAATTTTTTAAAAATTATGTTAGAGAAAAACAAAATAATTAAAAATTTAAATATTGGAATAAAAAATATTTCTAAAAAAAAAAATATAACTGTATTACATGGAACTGCTTATTTTGAAAGCAAAAATAGCATAATAGTAAATTATAATAATAAATTTTCAAAAACATATCAGAGAATAATTTTTAAAAATGCTGTTATATCTACAGGTTCTAAACCAATTGTTCTAAAAAATATTCCTTATAAAAATGTAAGAATATGGAATTCTGACGATGCATTAAATTTTTTAAAAGTACCAAAAAAAATATTAATAATTGGTTCAGGAGTTATTGGAATGGAAATGGCTACAATTTATAGTGCATTTGGATCAAAAATAGATGTTGTGGAAAGATCTGATAGTTTGTTTTCTTTTTTAGACGAAGATATTGTTGATATTTTTAAAAATTCTATAAAAGATAGATTTAATCTATTGTTAGGAACAAATATAATAAAAATTGTAGAAAAAAAAGAAGGATTATTAGTTAGTTTTAGTAATAAAAAAAATTTTAATAAAAAAATTTTATATGATGTAATTTTGGTTTCTGTTGGTAGAAA from Buchnera aphidicola (Astegopteryx bambusae) carries:
- the lpdA gene encoding dihydrolipoyl dehydrogenase: MMKDLNTHTVVIGGGPSGYSAAFRLADLGVNTVLIEKKDVLGGVCLNNGCIPSKYLLHISEVIEEAKKLSRFGIKININETNFLKIMLEKNKIIKNLNIGIKNISKKKNITVLHGTAYFESKNSIIVNYNNKFSKTYQRIIFKNAVISTGSKPIVLKNIPYKNVRIWNSDDALNFLKVPKKILIIGSGVIGMEMATIYSAFGSKIDVVERSDSLFSFLDEDIVDIFKNSIKDRFNLLLGTNIIKIVEKKEGLLVSFSNKKNFNKKILYDVILVSVGRKPNTKELKLENIFVKKDKFGYIKVDKKLRTNVKNIYAIGDVSGNPMLAHKGSYQGKIVSEIICNENIFYEPKIIPYIIYSNPEIAWSGILENEAKKNNINYKIAKFPWKFSGKAVSSCHTMGLTKLIFNSDTNRIIGGIVIGSRASEILGEISLAIEMCCDAEDISLTMHAHPTIYETICSSSEIFQNKCVDI
- a CDS encoding 2-oxo acid dehydrogenase subunit E2 — its product is MYKTVKIPDVGKEELEVVEILIKVGDFIKKNQNIIVIEGEKTSIEIPSKKDGKVKKIFLNIGDKVTTNSKILLLKSKIKNKIFEDKVYNLNDKFNKNNDIDTCDKIYASPMVRRLARKNDVNLLKIKGTGEKNRISKEDFFKYLENSKNKHNKIYKNNFLEKQFDFENFGEVEKISLNKIQKVVSKNLYDSWSKIPHVTQFDEIDITRLEKFRKKINLDIISKNVSNSKITLLPFIIKSLGHALKKFKNFNSSYSQKDDILFLKKYINIGIVVNSKNGLFIPVIKNILEKSILNISNDIKKFAKNIRSNCFNNINMKGGNFTVSSLGGYGGGHFTPIINYPEVAILGISKFFHKNIFLEKKMLNKIILPISLSYDHRVINGVEALNFINFIKVKLEEFYNFIIE